DNA from Microbacterium sp. SORGH_AS_0969:
GGCGGTATGGCGGCGGCCCTGGCCAACGTCGAAGAGGACTCGTGGGAGTGGCACACCTTCGACACCATCAAGGGCGGCGACTACCTCGTCGATCAGGATGCCGCGGAGATCCTCGCCAAAGAGGCCATCGACGCCGTCATCGACCTCGAGAACATGGGCCTGCCGTTCAACCGCACGCCCGAGGGCAAGATCGACCAGCGCCGCTTCGGCGGCCACACGGCTGATCACGGCAAGACCCCCGTGCGCCGCGCGTGCTACGCCGCCGACCGCACGGGCCACATGATCCTGCAGACACTGTTCCAGAACTGCGTCAAGCTCGGCATCAACTTCTTCAACGAGTTCTACGTGCTCGACCTCATCACGGTGAAGGATGCCGCGGGCAAGACGCAGGTCGCCGGCGTCGTCGCGTATGACCTCGCCACCGGCGAGCTGCACGTGTTCCAGTCGAAGGCCGTCATCTTCGCGACCGGCGGCTTCGGCAAGATCTTCAAGACCACCTCGAACGCCCACACCCTCACCGGCGACGGCGTCGGCATCGTGTGGCGCAAGGGCCTGCCTCTCGAGGACATGGAGTTCTTCCAGTTCCACCCGACCGGTCTCGCCGGCCTCGGCATCCTCCTCACCGAAGGGGCTCGAGGCGAGGGAGCGATCCTGCGCAACGCCAGCGGTGAGCGCTTCATGGAGCGCTACGCCCCCACGATCAAAGACCTCGCTCCCCGCGACATCGTCGCGCGCTGCATGGTGCAAGAGGTCGCCGAGGGTCGCGGAGCCGGCCCCCACCGCGACTACGTGCTGCTGGACTGCACGCACCTGGGCGCCGAGGTGCTCGAGACGAAGCTCCCCGACATCACCGAGTTCGCCCGCACCTACCTGGGCGTCGACCCCGTCGTCGAGCCGGTTCCGGTCATGCCGACCGCGCACTACGCGATGGGAGGCATCCCGACCAACATCAAGGCCGAGGTGCTCGCCGACAATGACACCGTCGTCCCGGGTCTGTACGCCGCAGGCGAGTGCGCCTGCGTCTCGGTGCACGGCTCGAACCGCCTCGGCACCAACTCGCTCCTCGACATCAACGTCTTCGGCAAGCGCGCCGGCCGCAACGCGGTCGAGTACGTCCAGACCGCTGACTTCGTGCCGCTGCCCGAAGACCCGGCGGCCGAGGTGCGCGGCCTCATCGAGGGCCTCCGCAACAACAGCGGCACCGAGCGCATCGCCGTGCTCCGTAAGACGCTGCAGGACGAGATGGACAAGGGCGCGCAGGTGTTCCGCACGCACGAGTCCCTCGCGCACGTCATGGACGTGATCGCGGACCTCCGCGAGCGCTACAAGAACATCCACGTCGACGACAAGGGCAAGCGGTTCAACACCGACCTGCTCGAAGCCGTCGAGCTGGGCTTCCTGCTCGACCTCGCCGAGGTCGTCGTCTACTCGGCGCAGAACCGCGAAGAGAGCCGGGGCGGTCACATGCGCGACGACTTCCCCACGCGCGACGACGAGAAGTACATGCAGCACACCATGGCGTACCTGTCGGGCGATCCCCACTCGTCGCACCCCGCCGATCACATCGAGCTCGGCTGGAAGCCCGTGGTCTTCACCAAGAACGAGGCGGGCGAGTTGCGTTACCCGCCGCTGGAGAGGAAGTACTGAGATGGCATCCACCGCCCTTCGACAGGCTCAGGGACCGGAGACCTCAGCGGACACCTCGGACGAGGTCGAGCAGACTCCTGAGGACACCGGCATCCAGTCGTTCCTCGTCACCTTCAACATCCGTCGTTTCGACCCCGAGGTCGACGACGAGCCCCGCTGGGTCGACTACGACGTCGAGCTGTACTCGACCGACCGAGTGCTCGACGCCCTCCACAAGATCAAGTGGGAGGTCGACGGTTCGCTGTCGTTCCGCCGCTCGTGCGCGCACGGCATCTGCGGATCGGATGCCATGCGCATCAACGGTCGCAACCGCCTGGCGTGCAAGACACTGATCAAGGATCTCGACATCTCGCAGCCGATCTACGTCGAGGCGATCAAGGGGCTGCCGCTCGAGAAGGACCTCATCGTCGACATGGAGCCGTTCTTCGCCTCCTACCGCGAGGTGCAGCCCTTCCTCATCTCGAACTCGAAGCCCGAGCCCGGCAAGGAGCGCATCCAGTCGATCGTCGACCGCGAGGTCTTCGACGACACGACCAAGTGCATCCTGTGCGCCGCGTGCACCTCGTCGTGCCCCGTGTTCTGGACCGACGGCCAGTACTTCGGCCCCGCCGCGATCGTGAACGCGCACCGCTTTATCTTCGACTCGCGCGACGACGCGGGCGATGTGCGCCTCGACATCCTCAACGACAAGGAAGGCGTGTGGCGGTGCCGCACGACCTTCAACTGCACCGAGGCGTGCCCCCGCGGCATCGAGGTCACCAAGGCCATCGCCGAGGTCAAGCAGGCCGTCCTCCGCGGCGGTCGCTGACCCCTTCCTTCCCGAACGGCGGGTACGCGCAGGCGCCCCGCCGTTCGGCGTCTGCGGGCCCGCCCCCGTGGCATCCATTCATTAGGCTCGACGCGTGACCGACAGCCGCCACGACCCGCGCCCGCTCCCCGCGGCCGGCGAAGAGGAGCGCACGCTGCGCGACCGCTTCGACGCGGCTCAGCTGGCGGTGCGTGAGCGCCTCGACGAACCGCTCGCACGGGCGGCCAAGGTCGTGCAGTGGTTCCCGATCCGCGTCTGGCGGCACTTCCTGCAGCACAACGGCTTCCTTCTCGCGGCGGGGATGAGCTACCAGGGCCTGTTCGCCGTGTTCTCGGCGCTCTACCTGTCTTTCGCCGCGGTCGGGATCTGGCTCGGCGGAAGCAAGGCCGCCATCGACGGGCTCATCGGCATCATCAACAGCTATATCCCGGGCCTGATCAGTAAGAACGGTCTCGTCCAGCCCGACAAGGTCGAAGCGGTCGCCCAAGAGAGCGGCAAGCTGCTCGGTATCACCGGAGCGGTCGCCGCGATCGTCGTCATCTGGACGGCGATCGGTTTCGTGACCTTCACGCGCCGCGCCGTGCGCGACACGTTCGGCCTCCCCTTCGACATGCGCAACTACGCGCTGTTGAAGGCCCGAGACTTCGTCGCATCCCTGCTGTTCGGGCTCGCGCTGCTGGTCGGCGCCCTCCTCGGTTCCATCACCACCGGCGCCGTCGACCTCGTGTTCGGCATCCTCGGGTGGGATCGCGAGACACCCGGGTGGACGATCGGTGCGCGGGCCATCTCGGCCCTGGTGGCGTTCGGGGTGAACACCGTGGCGCTCGCCGCGCTCTTCCGCTTCCTGACCGGGACGAGCCTGAGCTGGCGGCGGGCCTGGCCGGGCGCACTCGTGGGCGCCGGCGGAATGGTCGTCCTGCAGATCGGTGCGGGATTCCTCCTCGTGTACACCCCGACGAACCCCCTCCTCGGAACGTTCGCCGCCCTCATCGGTTTCCTTCTGTGGTTCCGCCTCATCGGAATCGTCATCCTCGTGTCGGCCGCCTGGATCGCCGTCGCGGCGGGCGACCGTGACGTGCCCCTGCGTTCGCCAGAGGACAGGCTCGCGATGGAGCAGGCGGCTCTCGTCATCGCCGCGCAGGTGGGGGTGCGCGAGGCCGAGCGAGCGGCCGCGACCGCCCGCTGGCCGTGGCGCTGGCGCGCACGCCGACGGGTCGCCGCGGCCCGGAGGAATCTCGCTCAGGCGCAGGCCGCCGTTCCGGCTCCCCGCCGCACGTCGCTCCTCCCCGACTGACCGGGCCGATGTCGGAGGCCCCCATTAGGCTCGTGGGGTGGCTCGTTCCGTACGCATCGTCTCGATCAACGTCAATGGCATCCGTGCCGCCGTCCGCAAGGGCATGACCGAATGGCTCGAAGCCTCGGGCGCCGACATCGTCGCCCTGCAAGAGGTGCGCGCCACCGCCGACCAGCTCGCGGAGGCCCTTCCCGGGTGGGAGATCGTCAACGACGAGGCGCTGCAGAAGGGCCGCGCGGGCGTCGCGATCATCAGCCGGCTCCCCGGCGTCGACACCCGCACGCACCTCGGCCCCGAGCCTCTCGACGCGTCCGGCCGTTGGATCGAGACCGACTTCGACATCGACGGCGAGACCATCACGATCGTCAGCGCCTACGTGCACAGCGGTGAGGTCGACACCCCCAAACAAGACGCGAAGTGGTTGTTCCTGGATGCCATGGAGCAGCGT
Protein-coding regions in this window:
- the sdhA gene encoding succinate dehydrogenase flavoprotein subunit produces the protein MSTQTSSDSVVKDGVHYHQFDVVIVGAGGAGMRAAIEAGPGAKTAVISKLYPTRSHTGAAQGGMAAALANVEEDSWEWHTFDTIKGGDYLVDQDAAEILAKEAIDAVIDLENMGLPFNRTPEGKIDQRRFGGHTADHGKTPVRRACYAADRTGHMILQTLFQNCVKLGINFFNEFYVLDLITVKDAAGKTQVAGVVAYDLATGELHVFQSKAVIFATGGFGKIFKTTSNAHTLTGDGVGIVWRKGLPLEDMEFFQFHPTGLAGLGILLTEGARGEGAILRNASGERFMERYAPTIKDLAPRDIVARCMVQEVAEGRGAGPHRDYVLLDCTHLGAEVLETKLPDITEFARTYLGVDPVVEPVPVMPTAHYAMGGIPTNIKAEVLADNDTVVPGLYAAGECACVSVHGSNRLGTNSLLDINVFGKRAGRNAVEYVQTADFVPLPEDPAAEVRGLIEGLRNNSGTERIAVLRKTLQDEMDKGAQVFRTHESLAHVMDVIADLRERYKNIHVDDKGKRFNTDLLEAVELGFLLDLAEVVVYSAQNREESRGGHMRDDFPTRDDEKYMQHTMAYLSGDPHSSHPADHIELGWKPVVFTKNEAGELRYPPLERKY
- a CDS encoding succinate dehydrogenase iron-sulfur subunit — encoded protein: MASTALRQAQGPETSADTSDEVEQTPEDTGIQSFLVTFNIRRFDPEVDDEPRWVDYDVELYSTDRVLDALHKIKWEVDGSLSFRRSCAHGICGSDAMRINGRNRLACKTLIKDLDISQPIYVEAIKGLPLEKDLIVDMEPFFASYREVQPFLISNSKPEPGKERIQSIVDREVFDDTTKCILCAACTSSCPVFWTDGQYFGPAAIVNAHRFIFDSRDDAGDVRLDILNDKEGVWRCRTTFNCTEACPRGIEVTKAIAEVKQAVLRGGR
- a CDS encoding YihY/virulence factor BrkB family protein, encoding MTDSRHDPRPLPAAGEEERTLRDRFDAAQLAVRERLDEPLARAAKVVQWFPIRVWRHFLQHNGFLLAAGMSYQGLFAVFSALYLSFAAVGIWLGGSKAAIDGLIGIINSYIPGLISKNGLVQPDKVEAVAQESGKLLGITGAVAAIVVIWTAIGFVTFTRRAVRDTFGLPFDMRNYALLKARDFVASLLFGLALLVGALLGSITTGAVDLVFGILGWDRETPGWTIGARAISALVAFGVNTVALAALFRFLTGTSLSWRRAWPGALVGAGGMVVLQIGAGFLLVYTPTNPLLGTFAALIGFLLWFRLIGIVILVSAAWIAVAAGDRDVPLRSPEDRLAMEQAALVIAAQVGVREAERAAATARWPWRWRARRRVAAARRNLAQAQAAVPAPRRTSLLPD